Proteins encoded together in one bacterium window:
- a CDS encoding DUF4097 domain-containing protein gives MDIETSGGRIQAQEIDGDLNAETSGGRIHVSEVTGDVDVHTSGGSIRVREASGEVRAKTSGGPIEVRFNGQPEGKLETSGGSIQVEVPPDLGFDLDAKTSGGRVELDDELHLEGESARSEIKGKVGGGGPSLSLDTSGGNIQIQVR, from the coding sequence GTGGACATCGAGACCTCTGGCGGCCGGATCCAGGCCCAGGAGATTGACGGCGACCTGAATGCAGAAACGAGCGGCGGGAGGATCCACGTCTCGGAGGTCACCGGAGATGTCGATGTGCACACGAGCGGAGGCAGCATCCGGGTTCGCGAAGCGTCAGGTGAAGTCAGGGCCAAGACCAGCGGCGGCCCCATCGAGGTTCGCTTCAATGGCCAGCCCGAGGGCAAGCTCGAGACATCCGGAGGCTCGATCCAGGTCGAAGTACCGCCGGATCTGGGCTTCGACCTGGACGCGAAGACCAGTGGCGGACGAGTCGAACTGGACGACGAACTGCACCTGGAAGGTGAGAGCGCCCGCTCCGAGATCAAAGGAAAGGTCGGCGGAGGCGGCCCCTCCCTCTCCCTCGACACCTCGGGCGGAAACATCCAAATCCAGGTCCGCTGA